From the genome of Oryza glaberrima chromosome 1, OglaRS2, whole genome shotgun sequence:
GGCGGTACTCGTCGGCCCATCGGTTTCGACACCGTGCGAAACCAAGCGCCTCTCCGATATCGACGACCAAGAGTCCCTGCGCTACCACGTTCCCGGCCTCctcgtataccgtggtggtcaGCCTCCGGCGCCATGTGTCCGCGACAATGACCCGTCGGGCATCATCCGCGCGGCGCTGTCGCGGGCGCTGGTGCACTACTACCCGCTCGCCGGCAGGCTGAGAGAGGTGGAAGGACGGAAGCTGGTGATCGACTGCAGCGGCGAGGGGGTGGTGTTCGTGGAGGCGGACGCGGACGTCCGGCTGGAAGAgatggaggccgccgccgctggtggtCACGGGCTCAGGCCGCCATTCCCCTGCGTGGATCAGCTCGTCCCCGACGTGCGATCATCAGGCCGAGGAGGCAGCGTGCTCAGCTGCCCGCTGGTGGGAATCCAGGTGACACGCCTCCTCTGTGGTGGCTTCATCGTGGGGACCGCCGTCAACCACAGCGTGTGCGATGCTATGGGTATCGTCCAGTTCCTCAACGCCGTCGCCGACATCGCCGGTGGCCTCCCTGCGCCGGCCGTCCACGCGACATGGTCGCGTGAGCTGCTCGATGCACGCAGccctccggcgccggcgttcCCACATCGCGAGTACGACATGATCGACATCCTCCCTGGAGGCGGCAGGGAGGCCGACAACATCGTTCGATCCTTCCTGTTCAGCTCCACCGACATCGCCGCGCTTAAGGAGGAAGCACTACTGCCACACCCCGAGcaccgcctccgcggcggcagcagcacggcGACGAGCTTCGAGGTCCTCGCGGCGTTCCTCTGGCGCGCTCGCACTGCGGCGCTGGAGATCCCGGCGGACGAGGAGGtgcgcctcgtcgccgtcgttggcTTCAGCAGGATCGCCGCGCTGGGCCTACCATCCGGCTACTACGGCAACACATGCGCGTACCCCACGGTGGTGATGACCGCCGGGGAGCTGCTCCGCGGTTGCACGCTGGGAGACGTGGTGAGGCTGGTGCaggaggcgaaggcggccgTCACCGCCGAGTACGTGCGATCCACGGCCGAATGTCtggtgctgcggcggcgcccgcgTTTAGCCAGGACCAACCTCTTCGTCGTTACCGACGTCCGACGCGTGGGGTTCGACCGCGTGGATTTTGGGTGGGGCGACCCGGTGTACGGCGGCCCAGCTCGGGCGCTTCCTACGGTGAGCTTGCTGGTCAACGTCAAGGGCAGCAGCAATGTCGTGGGTGCCGTTGTTTCATTGCCATCGCTCGTCATGGGGAGGTTCTCGGCTGAGCTGGAGAGCTTTCTCAACACTTAGGTCATATATACTCATTGACCCCACTAGCTACGTACTGCACACCTGCATGCTACCACACAATAATTCATCTGTACGTTAGGGACGTACGGGTGGTAACCCAAAAATACTTTTAACTTTTACTACTAGACTATTCTATGCACGGGAAAAGCTTAATGATCGAAAGAAAAGCTCTTCAATTGCTAATGTTATGAGATCTGTTTcgctaaatattttttaagtagggtTTTAGTTGGTCAGGACCTAGTAAATTAGCATGAATTGTGTGTTTCTATTGTACATATTCAGTTACCAAAGGTGACTCCATCTCATCGTCGTTCTAAATAATTACTGTCACACGCAATGACCTTTACCGTCACAATAACCTCTTCTGGAGCTTCACTTTGACTGCTCCAGCAAACATTATTGTGTTGCGCAACCTCCATTGGAGTTTGTTTCACCTCCATATGTTTGTCTATCTGATTCCAAAAACATAAGTTTTCTTCTACACCAATATTACCAGACTATACCCATTCTCCTTACTTTAGCCATAAACTTT
Proteins encoded in this window:
- the LOC127758070 gene encoding benzyl alcohol O-benzoyltransferase-like; the encoded protein is MAMELSFTVHRREAVLVGPSVSTPCETKRLSDIDDQESLRYHVPGLLVYRGGQPPAPCVRDNDPSGIIRAALSRALVHYYPLAGRLREVEGRKLVIDCSGEGVVFVEADADVRLEEMEAAAAGGHGLRPPFPCVDQLVPDVRSSGRGGSVLSCPLVGIQVTRLLCGGFIVGTAVNHSVCDAMGIVQFLNAVADIAGGLPAPAVHATWSRELLDARSPPAPAFPHREYDMIDILPGGGREADNIVRSFLFSSTDIAALKEEALLPHPEHRLRGGSSTATSFEVLAAFLWRARTAALEIPADEEVRLVAVVGFSRIAALGLPSGYYGNTCAYPTVVMTAGELLRGCTLGDVVRLVQEAKAAVTAEYVRSTAECLVLRRRPRLARTNLFVVTDVRRVGFDRVDFGWGDPVYGGPARALPTVSLLVNVKGSSNVVGAVVSLPSLVMGRFSAELESFLNT